One window of Chryseobacterium sp. JJR-5R genomic DNA carries:
- a CDS encoding DUF2007 domain-containing protein, with amino-acid sequence MERSTRVSVFESDKPAEIQLIKSKLDDGQITNEVENNYLTFTTTPTATSLKVMVDLEDEKRAFEIIDAYLQQSENK; translated from the coding sequence ATGGAAAGAAGTACAAGAGTATCAGTTTTTGAAAGCGACAAACCGGCAGAAATCCAATTGATAAAATCCAAACTGGATGACGGGCAGATCACCAATGAAGTTGAAAACAATTATCTTACTTTTACCACTACACCAACGGCTACATCGTTAAAGGTAATGGTAGATCTGGAGGACGAAAAAAGAGCATTTGAGATTATCGATGCCTACCTGCAGCAAAGCGAAAACAAATAA
- a CDS encoding C40 family peptidase, producing MKNSLNHGNLRLKTIYALLIASTISVSCGSSKKIAVKRNPQISPSVPKTENLRKLDSDFNGSIPRSISEVLKDAEKYLGAPYKFGGNTSSGFDCSGFALKVFEENDYLLPRRSSDQAETGKKIDIREVKPGDLLFFSTAGGSRVSHVGIVHDIGNKGEVKFIHASTTKGVIISSLNEAYWNKAYLHAQRIL from the coding sequence ATGAAGAACAGCCTGAATCATGGAAATTTAAGACTAAAAACCATTTATGCTTTGCTCATTGCTTCCACCATTTCTGTTTCGTGCGGAAGTTCAAAAAAGATTGCGGTCAAAAGAAACCCGCAGATCTCACCGTCTGTGCCCAAGACCGAAAACCTCCGTAAACTTGATTCCGATTTTAACGGCAGTATTCCGAGATCAATCAGTGAGGTTTTAAAAGATGCTGAAAAATACCTCGGCGCTCCCTATAAATTCGGCGGCAACACATCCTCCGGCTTCGATTGTTCCGGTTTTGCACTGAAAGTGTTTGAAGAAAACGATTACCTGCTTCCCAGAAGATCATCAGACCAGGCAGAGACAGGAAAGAAAATTGACATCCGGGAAGTGAAGCCCGGCGACCTTTTGTTTTTTTCAACAGCAGGGGGAAGCCGCGTATCCCATGTCGGGATCGTTCATGATATCGGAAACAAAGGCGAGGTGAAATTCATCCATGCCTCAACCACAAAAGGAGTAATCATATCATCTTTAAATGAGGCATACTGGAATAAAGCCTATCTGCACGCACAGAGAATATTGTAA
- a CDS encoding efflux transporter outer membrane subunit: MKSILNIIKGITFSVTVLAAVSSCMIRKEYQRPEQVVDEKLYRTDMLPSDSTNIANVSWKQIFTDPILQGHISKALDNNLDIRIALQNIASAEAYLKQSKAAYQPTLSVGPNYTFQTQSINTQFGQIIGARRYVNQYDITANIAWEADIWGRLKSQERAQLAAYLSTVAAHKAVKSDLVADIASSYYQLLTYDAQKRIITETIALRERNLETTKALKIAGTLTEVAVQQSEALVFNAKSMLIDIDTQINLLENSMSLLMGEPSRSIERSTLESQQLPIDVKLGYPAQLLANRPDVMRAEYNLINTFELTNAAKAQFYPTLRLTGSGGVQSVDIDHLFSVNSLFANVVGGLAQPILNRRAIRTNYDVSLANQETAYLNFRKAVLNAGKEVSDAIRVFSVQDSFIELKQKELNAYKNSVEYSQELVNYGMANYLEVLNASVNSLNAELNIANAQYNKMSAGVELYQALGGGWK, from the coding sequence ATGAAGAGTATTTTAAATATTATAAAAGGAATCACTTTCTCAGTAACTGTTCTTGCAGCGGTATCATCCTGTATGATAAGAAAAGAATACCAGAGGCCGGAACAGGTGGTGGATGAGAAACTGTACCGTACTGATATGCTGCCTTCGGACAGCACCAATATCGCCAATGTTTCATGGAAACAGATTTTTACCGACCCGATCCTCCAGGGCCATATTTCCAAAGCTCTGGATAATAATCTGGACATCAGGATTGCCCTGCAGAACATTGCTTCAGCAGAAGCTTATCTGAAACAGAGCAAAGCAGCTTACCAGCCTACCTTATCGGTAGGACCTAACTATACGTTCCAGACACAGTCTATCAATACGCAGTTCGGGCAGATCATCGGGGCAAGAAGGTATGTCAACCAATATGATATTACCGCCAATATCGCATGGGAAGCTGATATCTGGGGCAGGCTGAAATCACAGGAACGGGCCCAGCTGGCAGCTTACTTAAGCACAGTTGCAGCCCATAAAGCGGTAAAAAGCGATCTGGTTGCCGATATTGCTTCATCTTATTATCAGTTGCTGACATATGATGCCCAAAAGAGGATCATTACCGAAACCATTGCGCTCCGTGAAAGGAATCTTGAAACGACAAAAGCACTCAAGATAGCGGGAACGTTAACTGAAGTTGCCGTTCAGCAGAGCGAGGCCCTTGTATTCAATGCAAAATCAATGCTGATTGACATTGATACCCAGATCAATCTTCTGGAAAACTCGATGAGCCTGCTGATGGGCGAGCCTTCACGTTCCATCGAACGGTCTACTCTTGAGAGCCAGCAGCTTCCTATTGATGTGAAACTGGGATATCCGGCGCAATTGCTGGCTAACCGCCCGGATGTAATGAGGGCAGAATATAACCTGATCAATACCTTTGAACTGACCAATGCTGCCAAAGCACAGTTTTACCCGACTCTGAGGCTTACCGGCAGCGGGGGCGTGCAGTCTGTTGACATTGACCATTTATTCAGCGTAAATTCTTTGTTCGCCAATGTCGTGGGAGGTTTGGCACAGCCGATTTTAAACAGAAGAGCAATCAGGACCAATTATGATGTAAGCCTTGCCAATCAGGAAACGGCTTATCTGAACTTCAGGAAAGCAGTCCTTAATGCAGGAAAAGAAGTTTCTGATGCCATCAGGGTATTCTCGGTGCAGGATTCTTTTATTGAGTTAAAACAGAAAGAATTAAATGCCTATAAGAATTCAGTTGAATATTCTCAGGAACTGGTTAATTACGGGATGGCCAATTATCTTGAAGTATTGAATGCCAGTGTAAATTCCTTAAATGCAGAACTGAATATCGCCAATGCACAATACAATAAAATGAGCGCCGGCGTAGAGCTTTACCAGGCACTTGGAGGCGGATGGAAGTAA
- a CDS encoding efflux RND transporter periplasmic adaptor subunit, with translation MNNKLFILSVAALSLTACKKEAPKQEGPKPYPVVNVETKNIVGYQTFPASIEGRVNNEVRAKIQGYITQVLVDEGQYVTKGQPLFRLETNILTENAAASKAGIGAAESNIAAAQAAVSAANVEVNKLKPLVQKNIISNVQLQTAQANLAQAQAQVQQAKAARSQAVANYKGVAANIDYSVIRAPISGVIGKLPLKVGSLVGPTDQSALTTISDTSGIYAYFSMNEKEYFDFLEKSKGATMPEKIKNLPMVELQLANGSLYPEKGRIEAITGQIDPTTGTIQFRVSFTNAQKLLSNGNSGTIRLPKAYDNVLVVPESATYEQQGIVYVYKVDKGDTARNVVINVIDRIENMALIKSGINKGEKIVAAGVGALKPGTAVKPKPVKMDSLVQSIKPKF, from the coding sequence ATGAATAATAAGCTATTTATACTTTCTGTTGCGGCACTTTCCTTAACTGCCTGCAAAAAAGAAGCTCCCAAACAGGAAGGCCCTAAGCCTTACCCTGTCGTTAATGTGGAGACAAAAAATATAGTCGGCTACCAGACATTTCCTGCCAGCATAGAGGGAAGGGTGAATAATGAGGTACGTGCCAAAATCCAGGGATATATTACCCAGGTGCTGGTGGATGAAGGGCAGTATGTTACCAAAGGCCAGCCTTTGTTCCGTCTGGAAACCAATATTCTTACTGAAAATGCCGCTGCTTCCAAGGCGGGAATCGGCGCTGCTGAATCCAATATCGCGGCTGCTCAGGCTGCCGTAAGTGCTGCTAACGTAGAAGTGAACAAACTGAAGCCGCTGGTACAAAAAAATATCATCAGCAACGTTCAGCTGCAGACGGCACAAGCGAATTTAGCCCAGGCTCAGGCTCAGGTACAGCAGGCAAAAGCGGCCAGAAGCCAGGCAGTTGCCAATTATAAAGGAGTGGCTGCCAATATCGATTATTCCGTGATCCGCGCCCCTATTTCAGGCGTAATCGGAAAACTTCCGCTGAAAGTGGGGAGTTTGGTAGGGCCTACTGACCAGTCGGCATTGACCACGATTTCAGATACATCAGGCATATACGCTTACTTTTCCATGAATGAAAAGGAATATTTTGATTTTCTTGAAAAATCCAAAGGTGCTACCATGCCGGAAAAAATTAAAAACCTGCCGATGGTTGAGCTGCAGCTTGCCAATGGCAGCCTTTACCCTGAAAAAGGCAGGATCGAAGCCATTACAGGACAGATTGATCCTACTACGGGAACCATACAATTCAGGGTAAGCTTTACGAATGCCCAGAAACTGCTGAGCAACGGGAACAGCGGAACCATCAGGCTGCCGAAAGCCTATGACAATGTACTGGTAGTCCCGGAAAGTGCTACGTATGAGCAGCAGGGTATTGTCTACGTCTACAAAGTGGATAAAGGCGACACGGCGAGAAATGTAGTGATCAATGTAATCGACAGGATAGAAAATATGGCGCTTATCAAGTCCGGAATAAATAAAGGCGAAAAAATTGTTGCGGCAGGCGTAGGTGCTTTAAAGCCGGGAACCGCCGTAAAGCCGAAACCCGTAAAAATGGATAGCCTTGTTCAATCTATAAAACCGAAATTCTAA
- the lat gene encoding L-lysine 6-transaminase, with product MEQTTIDIQANKVKETIGRHVLADGFDFVMDIEKSHGSWLYDKLTNREYLDMFSMFASASIGYNHPYLMEKSEWLGKMAVNKPTLADVYSEEYAHFLEVFERVAIPEELQYAFFIEGGSLAVENAMKACFDWKTRKNFEKDLDTEAGICIHFRQSFHGRSGYTLSLTNTSDPRKYQYFPMFNWPRILNPKLTFPITEENLEETIKNERLALLNIEEAILMNPNKVACIIIEPIQAEGGDNHFRDEFLMGLRNICNEHEILLIYDEVQTGIAMTGKMWAFEHFTAKPDIISFGKKTQVCGILANKEKFDEVPDNVFRESSRINSTFGGNFIDMLRFQLVMEVIEKENLVENARIVGDYLLEGLRTLEQKYPGKLTNARGRGLMCAIDLPTPEQRNLLREELWRDGMIILACGEQSLRFRPHLNVSKEEIRLALDKIEQNINKI from the coding sequence ATGGAACAGACAACAATAGATATACAGGCAAATAAAGTTAAGGAAACAATAGGCAGGCATGTCCTGGCAGATGGTTTTGATTTCGTAATGGATATTGAAAAATCCCACGGGTCATGGCTTTACGATAAGCTGACCAACAGGGAATATTTGGATATGTTTTCCATGTTCGCCTCAGCTTCTATCGGATACAACCACCCTTACCTGATGGAAAAATCAGAATGGCTGGGGAAAATGGCAGTCAATAAACCCACACTGGCAGATGTTTATTCTGAAGAATATGCGCATTTCCTTGAAGTTTTTGAGCGGGTAGCCATCCCTGAGGAGCTTCAGTATGCATTTTTCATTGAAGGCGGTTCTCTGGCTGTAGAAAATGCCATGAAAGCATGTTTCGACTGGAAAACAAGAAAGAACTTTGAAAAAGATCTTGATACCGAAGCCGGGATCTGTATTCATTTCAGGCAGTCATTCCACGGAAGAAGCGGCTATACGTTAAGCTTAACCAATACGTCTGACCCGAGAAAATACCAGTATTTCCCGATGTTTAACTGGCCGAGGATCTTAAACCCAAAATTAACCTTCCCGATCACGGAGGAAAATTTAGAAGAAACCATAAAGAATGAAAGACTGGCTTTGCTGAATATTGAAGAAGCCATTCTGATGAATCCTAATAAAGTGGCCTGTATCATCATCGAACCGATTCAGGCAGAAGGTGGCGACAACCATTTCAGAGATGAGTTTTTAATGGGTCTGAGAAATATCTGCAACGAGCACGAAATTCTTCTGATCTATGATGAAGTGCAGACCGGTATTGCAATGACCGGAAAAATGTGGGCCTTTGAGCATTTTACAGCAAAACCCGATATCATCTCTTTCGGTAAAAAAACACAGGTGTGCGGAATCCTGGCGAATAAGGAAAAATTTGACGAAGTACCGGATAATGTATTCAGGGAAAGCTCAAGGATCAATTCCACTTTCGGAGGCAATTTCATTGATATGCTCCGGTTCCAGCTGGTGATGGAAGTTATTGAAAAGGAAAACCTGGTAGAAAATGCACGGATCGTCGGAGATTATTTACTGGAAGGGCTTAGAACATTAGAACAAAAATATCCGGGGAAACTGACGAATGCCAGAGGAAGGGGATTGATGTGCGCCATTGATCTGCCTACCCCTGAGCAACGAAACCTTCTGAGAGAGGAGCTTTGGCGTGACGGGATGATCATTCTTGCCTGTGGTGAACAGTCACTTCGCTTCAGGCCGCACCTCAATGTTTCCAAAGAAGAAATCCGGCTTGCACTGGATAAAATCGAACAGAATATTAACAAAATTTAA
- a CDS encoding transcriptional regulator, with product MHKRIEIDKKIFQEAVKFYGAVFSIPPLASKIYAYLLFDYDKVGITFDEFVEVFCASKSSVSTSITLLLNAELIVDHNKMDERKRYFFINDGYKKLRFEKIVQKMKDELKLLDDLDHFKKKNDEVEGDDEKMEAYKALLNKNIINIQESLNKL from the coding sequence ATGCATAAGCGTATAGAAATTGATAAGAAAATTTTCCAGGAAGCCGTTAAGTTTTACGGTGCTGTTTTCAGCATACCTCCGCTGGCTTCAAAAATCTATGCATATCTGTTGTTTGATTATGATAAGGTAGGCATAACTTTTGACGAGTTTGTCGAGGTCTTTTGTGCAAGCAAGAGTTCGGTTTCTACCAGCATTACCTTGCTGCTGAATGCGGAGCTTATTGTAGACCACAATAAAATGGATGAAAGGAAAAGATATTTTTTTATCAATGACGGCTATAAGAAATTAAGATTTGAAAAAATTGTACAGAAAATGAAAGACGAATTAAAATTACTGGATGACTTAGACCATTTTAAAAAGAAAAATGATGAGGTTGAGGGTGATGACGAAAAGATGGAAGCGTACAAAGCACTTTTAAATAAAAATATAATCAATATTCAGGAATCTCTTAATAAACTATAA
- a CDS encoding 2,3,4,5-tetrahydropyridine-2,6-dicarboxylate N-succinyltransferase has product MSLQQTIENIWDNRDLLQNEDSRTAIREVVSMLDSGTLRVAEPTENGWQVNEWVKKAVVMYFPIQKMETIEVGPFEFHDKIPLKRNYAEKGVRVVPHAIAREGSFVASGVILMPSYVNIGAYVDSGTMVDTWATVGSCAQIGKNVHLSGGVGIGGVLEPLQAAPVIIEDDCFIGSRCIVVEGVHVEKEAVLGANVVLTASTKIIDVTGPEPVEIKGRVPARSVVIPGSYTKQYPAGEYQVPCALIIGQRKESTDKKTSLNDALRDNNVAV; this is encoded by the coding sequence ATGTCGTTACAACAAACCATTGAAAATATTTGGGACAACAGAGACCTTTTGCAGAATGAAGACAGCCGGACAGCCATTAGAGAAGTGGTTTCTATGCTGGATTCAGGAACCCTTCGCGTAGCCGAGCCTACAGAAAACGGATGGCAGGTGAATGAATGGGTGAAAAAAGCAGTAGTGATGTATTTCCCGATTCAGAAAATGGAAACGATTGAGGTAGGCCCGTTTGAATTTCATGACAAAATTCCTTTGAAGAGAAACTATGCGGAGAAAGGAGTAAGGGTAGTGCCGCACGCCATTGCAAGAGAAGGTTCTTTTGTGGCGTCAGGGGTTATTTTAATGCCTTCTTACGTAAACATCGGAGCTTATGTGGATTCAGGGACAATGGTAGATACGTGGGCAACAGTAGGAAGCTGTGCACAGATCGGTAAAAATGTCCACCTGAGCGGCGGCGTAGGGATCGGTGGTGTTTTGGAACCGCTTCAGGCTGCTCCGGTAATTATTGAGGATGACTGCTTTATCGGTTCAAGATGTATCGTGGTAGAAGGGGTTCACGTAGAAAAAGAAGCCGTATTGGGAGCGAATGTCGTCCTGACCGCTTCTACAAAAATTATTGATGTTACCGGCCCTGAGCCTGTAGAGATCAAAGGAAGGGTTCCTGCCCGTTCCGTGGTCATTCCGGGAAGCTATACCAAGCAGTACCCGGCAGGGGAATACCAGGTGCCGTGCGCACTCATCATCGGTCAGCGAAAAGAATCTACCGATAAAAAAACTTCTTTAAATGATGCACTGAGAGATAATAATGTAGCTGTTTAA
- a CDS encoding GNAT family N-acetyltransferase: MNSEIRLRKAETEDRDAIWDIIQQAIERRKQDGSTQWQQGYPNLQTVESDIEKDFGYVMTVNEEIAVYTALILNDEPAYNTIDGAWLSNGEFVVVHRVAVDRKFAGQGMVKKLFDLIEDFTRSHGIQSVKVDTNFDNTAMLRILESKGYSYCGEVFLAGGMRKAFEKIII; encoded by the coding sequence ATGAATTCAGAAATCAGATTAAGAAAAGCAGAAACTGAAGACCGCGATGCAATCTGGGACATCATACAGCAGGCAATTGAAAGAAGAAAACAGGACGGAAGCACACAATGGCAGCAGGGATATCCTAACCTGCAAACTGTAGAAAGCGATATCGAAAAAGATTTCGGATATGTGATGACCGTAAATGAAGAAATTGCAGTATACACAGCGCTGATCCTTAATGACGAACCTGCCTACAATACTATTGACGGTGCCTGGCTGAGCAACGGGGAATTTGTTGTGGTGCACCGTGTTGCCGTCGACAGGAAATTTGCAGGACAAGGCATGGTAAAGAAACTGTTTGACCTGATTGAAGATTTTACAAGGTCCCACGGAATCCAGAGTGTAAAAGTGGATACCAATTTTGACAATACGGCAATGCTCAGAATTCTGGAAAGCAAAGGCTACAGCTACTGCGGCGAAGTTTTTCTGGCAGGCGGAATGAGAAAAGCCTTTGAAAAGATTATTATTTAA
- a CDS encoding efflux RND transporter permease subunit gives MIKNFINRPVLSTVISILIVILGVLGLISLPVTQYPDIAPATVSVRANYTGANAETVMKSVVVPLEEQINGVEGMDYITSTAGNDGSAQIQVFFKQGVDADIAAVNVQNRVARASPLLPSEVTRSGVVTQKQQTSALMYLSFYSENKNIDDVYLQNFLNINVIPDLQRINGVGEANVFGGKNYSMRIWLDPAKLAAYGITPTEVTTAINDQSREAAAGSLGQNSGSSFEYIIKYVGKFSEKEQYDDIIIKSLPDGQNLMLKDVAKVELGGLSYSGIGENGDNPSISMGVFQTPGSNAQEIIENIKKQLKDNESTYPEGVKYTFNFDTNEFLDASIEKVIHTLIEAFILVFIVVYIFLQDFRSTLIPAIAVPVSIVGTFFFLNLFGYSLNLLTLFALVLAIGIVVDDAIVVVEAVHAKMENGISDAKKATIEAMDEITGAIISITLVMAAVFIPVTFITGPTGVFYQQFGITLIIAIIISAVNALTLSPVLCSLFLKPHEDHHQDYKNKNFIQKFFYKFNIGFKTATERYGRGFNFLIKHKWVTLVILVITGGIIYWANGSMKKGFVPTEDRGIIFTDVQLPPGASMERTYNVLKTLQKNAMQIPGIQNVTISTGRGLLSGNGSNNGLAFIKLKPFDDRTGDGLSSEEISKRLFGLAGKVPDAKVVFFQPPSVPGFGNSAGFEMVLLDKSGGDFAQLDAKTNEFIGNLMQRPEIEFAQTSFNTKYPQYMMEINVPLAKQKGVSVNDILSTMQGYIGGIYGADFTKYGKQFRVMIQALPEDRVDADNLNQYYIKTSSGEMSPISQFVTLTKTYGPQSVGRYNLFTSVKITGANKAGFSSGDAITAVQEVAKETLDQNYDVEFTGLTREELNSGSQTLLIFALSLVFVYFILSAQYESYILPLVVVISLPLGVMGAYFGQKIMGLENNIYFQIALIMLVGLLAKNAILIIEFAVQRRHHGETIVESAINAAKARLRPILMTSLAFIFGLLPLVLASGIGAVGNRSIATGASIGLLIGTILGVFVIPVLYVVFQTLQEKIKPIKQKDINLAE, from the coding sequence ATGATTAAAAATTTTATCAACCGGCCGGTTTTATCTACCGTAATCTCCATTTTGATTGTGATTCTCGGGGTTTTGGGATTGATCTCGCTGCCGGTGACACAGTATCCTGATATTGCACCGGCAACGGTAAGTGTAAGGGCAAATTATACCGGGGCCAATGCTGAAACGGTAATGAAGAGTGTGGTTGTACCTCTTGAAGAACAGATCAACGGGGTTGAAGGAATGGACTATATTACTTCTACAGCAGGGAATGACGGTTCAGCCCAGATCCAGGTATTCTTTAAGCAGGGAGTAGATGCAGATATCGCCGCTGTGAACGTTCAGAACCGTGTGGCCAGGGCGAGCCCGCTGCTTCCAAGTGAAGTTACCCGTTCCGGGGTGGTTACGCAGAAACAGCAGACCAGTGCCCTGATGTACCTTTCCTTCTATTCGGAAAATAAAAATATTGATGATGTCTATCTTCAGAACTTTTTAAATATCAACGTTATTCCGGATCTTCAGAGGATCAACGGAGTAGGGGAAGCCAACGTGTTCGGCGGGAAAAACTATTCCATGAGGATCTGGCTTGATCCGGCTAAACTGGCAGCCTACGGGATTACACCCACTGAAGTGACTACTGCCATCAATGACCAGAGCAGGGAAGCTGCGGCTGGATCTTTGGGACAGAACAGCGGAAGCTCTTTTGAATATATCATTAAATATGTAGGCAAATTCAGTGAAAAGGAGCAGTATGACGATATCATCATCAAATCTCTTCCCGACGGGCAGAATTTAATGCTGAAGGATGTTGCAAAAGTGGAGCTGGGAGGCTTGTCATACAGCGGAATCGGTGAAAACGGGGATAACCCGTCCATCAGTATGGGGGTTTTCCAGACGCCGGGATCCAATGCCCAGGAAATTATTGAGAACATCAAAAAACAGCTGAAAGACAATGAAAGCACTTATCCTGAAGGCGTAAAATATACCTTTAACTTTGATACCAATGAATTTTTGGATGCATCCATTGAAAAAGTAATCCATACTTTGATAGAAGCATTTATCCTGGTATTCATCGTTGTGTATATTTTCTTACAGGATTTCAGGTCCACTTTGATTCCGGCCATTGCGGTTCCGGTATCCATTGTGGGAACATTCTTCTTCCTGAATCTTTTCGGATATTCATTAAATCTTTTAACGCTTTTCGCCCTGGTACTGGCTATCGGTATTGTGGTGGATGATGCCATTGTCGTCGTCGAGGCGGTCCATGCCAAAATGGAAAACGGGATCTCGGATGCTAAAAAAGCAACCATTGAAGCGATGGATGAAATCACAGGAGCTATTATCTCAATTACTTTGGTAATGGCGGCGGTATTTATTCCGGTTACCTTTATTACGGGTCCTACCGGTGTATTTTACCAGCAGTTCGGGATCACGCTGATTATTGCCATTATCATTTCAGCGGTTAATGCATTGACATTAAGTCCGGTTTTATGTTCATTGTTCCTGAAGCCGCATGAAGATCACCATCAGGATTACAAGAATAAAAATTTCATCCAGAAATTCTTTTATAAATTCAATATCGGCTTTAAAACAGCTACGGAACGTTACGGAAGAGGCTTTAATTTTCTTATCAAGCACAAGTGGGTGACTTTGGTTATCCTGGTTATTACCGGAGGTATTATTTACTGGGCAAACGGCAGCATGAAGAAAGGTTTTGTACCTACGGAAGACAGGGGTATTATTTTTACCGACGTACAGCTTCCTCCGGGGGCATCAATGGAAAGAACATACAATGTCCTGAAGACGCTGCAGAAAAATGCCATGCAGATTCCGGGAATCCAGAATGTGACCATTTCTACAGGTAGGGGACTGCTTTCCGGAAACGGAAGTAACAATGGTCTTGCCTTCATCAAATTAAAACCTTTTGACGACAGGACAGGTGACGGATTATCTTCAGAAGAAATATCCAAGCGTCTGTTTGGCCTGGCAGGAAAAGTGCCGGATGCAAAGGTAGTATTCTTCCAGCCGCCGAGTGTGCCGGGATTCGGTAACAGTGCAGGTTTTGAAATGGTGCTTTTGGATAAATCGGGCGGTGATTTTGCCCAGCTGGATGCAAAAACGAACGAATTTATCGGGAACCTGATGCAGCGGCCTGAGATTGAATTTGCCCAGACTTCATTCAATACAAAATATCCTCAGTATATGATGGAGATCAATGTTCCTCTGGCAAAGCAAAAAGGGGTATCGGTGAATGATATTCTTTCGACAATGCAGGGATATATCGGCGGGATTTACGGAGCTGACTTCACCAAATACGGGAAACAGTTCAGGGTAATGATCCAGGCACTTCCTGAAGACAGGGTAGACGCGGATAATCTTAACCAGTATTATATCAAAACCAGTTCCGGGGAGATGTCGCCGATTTCACAGTTCGTTACGCTGACCAAAACGTATGGCCCGCAGTCGGTAGGGCGTTACAACCTGTTTACTTCCGTAAAAATTACCGGAGCAAATAAAGCCGGATTCAGTTCCGGGGATGCTATTACTGCGGTACAGGAAGTGGCAAAGGAAACACTTGACCAGAATTATGATGTTGAATTTACAGGCCTTACCAGGGAAGAATTAAATTCCGGGTCTCAGACTTTGCTGATCTTCGCTTTAAGTCTTGTGTTTGTGTATTTTATTCTTTCTGCTCAGTACGAGAGTTATATTTTACCTTTGGTGGTGGTGATTTCACTTCCGCTTGGGGTAATGGGAGCTTACTTCGGACAGAAAATCATGGGACTGGAAAACAATATTTATTTCCAGATTGCCTTGATCATGCTCGTTGGGTTACTGGCTAAGAATGCGATTCTGATTATTGAATTTGCGGTCCAGAGAAGGCATCACGGTGAAACCATTGTAGAGTCTGCGATCAACGCGGCGAAAGCAAGATTAAGGCCGATCCTGATGACCTCGCTGGCCTTTATCTTTGGTCTGCTTCCGTTGGTTCTGGCGAGCGGGATCGGTGCCGTAGGTAACAGGTCGATTGCAACCGGTGCTTCAATCGGATTACTGATCGGGACTATTTTAGGGGTATTTGTAATCCCGGTACTGTATGTGGTTTTCCAGACTTTACAGGAAAAAATAAAACCGATTAAGCAAAAAGATATTAATCTAGCAGAATAA